The proteins below come from a single Oxyura jamaicensis isolate SHBP4307 breed ruddy duck chromosome 1, BPBGC_Ojam_1.0, whole genome shotgun sequence genomic window:
- the KCNJ15 gene encoding ATP-sensitive inward rectifier potassium channel 15 isoform X1, giving the protein MSLFRALKKTFAVVKKSLFSRETTEAVRMEATQVNMSRVPLVNGGIDTALKAHKPRVMSKSGHSNVRIDKVDGIYLLYLQDLWTTVIDMKWRYKLTLFAATFVMTWFLFGVIYYAIAFLHGDLEINKFTPKREPCVKNVDSLTGAFLFSLESQTTIGYGFRFITEECPHAIFLLVAQLVITTLIEIFITGTFLAKIARPKKRAETIKFSHCAVITKHNGELCLVIRVANMRKSLLIQCQLSGKLLQTYETKEGERILLNQASVKFNVDSSSESPFLILPLTFYHILDESSPLRDLTPQNLKEKDFELVVLLNATVESTSAVCQSRTSYIPEEIHWGYEFVPVVSLSPNGKYVADFSQFEKIRRSTDSSFYSMDSEKQKLEEKYRQEDQRERELRTMLLQHSNV; this is encoded by the exons ATGTCTCTCTTCAGGGCACTAAAGAAAACCTTTGCAGTAGTCAAAAAGAGCCTCTTCTCTAGAGAAac GACTGAAGCAGTGAGAATGGAAGCCACACAAGTTAATATGTCCCGCGTCCCGCTGGTTAACGGAGGCATCGACACTGCACTCAAAGCACACAAACCCCGTGTGATGTCCAAAAGCGGTCACAGCAATGTGCGGATAGACAAAGTTGATGGCATTTACCTACTCTACCTTCAAGATTTGTGGACTACAGTTATAGACATGAAGTGGAGGTACAAACTCACCTTATTTGCTGCTACTTTTGTTATGACCTGGTTCCTTTTTGGAGTTATCTACTATGCCATTGCATTCCTTCATGGCGATTTAGAAATAAACAAGTTCACCCCAAAGAGGGAGCCATGCGTCAAGAATGTAGACTCTCTTACGGGGGCATTCCTCTTCTCTCTGGAGTCACAGACAACCATTGGCTATGGATTTCGTTTCATTACAGAGGAGTGTCCACATGCTATTTTCTTGCTTGTGGCCCAACTGGTCATCACCACTTTGATTGAAATCTTCATCACAGGTACATTTCTGGCCAAAATTGCAAGACCTAAAAAAAGGGCAGAGACTATTAAGTTCAGCCACTGTGCTGTCATTACTAAACACAATGGAGAACTTTGCCTGGTGATCAGAGTAGCAAATATGAGGAAGAGCCTTCTGATACAGTGTCAGCTGTCTGGGAAGCTTCTTCAGACATACGAAACCAAAGAAGGGGAGAGAATCCTGCTGAATCAAGCCAGTGTCAAGTTCAATGTTGACTCCTCTTCAGAAAGTCCATTTCTCATTTTGCCTTTAACGTTTTACCATATTTTGGATGAAAGCAGCCCTTTAAGAGATCTCACACCTCAAAATCTCAAGGAGAAGGACTTTGAGCTTGTGGTGCTCCTGAACGCCACAGTGGAGTCCACCAGTGCTGTCTGTCAAAGCAGGACTTCCTACATCCCTGAGGAGATTCACTGGGGTTATGAATTCGTGCCTGTGGTTTCCCTCTCTCCAAATGGAAAGTATGTTGCAGATTTCAGTCAGTTTGAGAAGATTAGGAGAAGCACAGATTCTTCTTTTTATAGTATGgactctgaaaaacaaaaattagagGAGAAATACAGGCAGGAGGATCAAAGAGAGAGGGAACTGAGAACAATGCTGTTACAGCACAGTAATGTTTGA
- the KCNJ15 gene encoding ATP-sensitive inward rectifier potassium channel 15 isoform X2 has protein sequence MLYSILESAELKANETEAVRMEATQVNMSRVPLVNGGIDTALKAHKPRVMSKSGHSNVRIDKVDGIYLLYLQDLWTTVIDMKWRYKLTLFAATFVMTWFLFGVIYYAIAFLHGDLEINKFTPKREPCVKNVDSLTGAFLFSLESQTTIGYGFRFITEECPHAIFLLVAQLVITTLIEIFITGTFLAKIARPKKRAETIKFSHCAVITKHNGELCLVIRVANMRKSLLIQCQLSGKLLQTYETKEGERILLNQASVKFNVDSSSESPFLILPLTFYHILDESSPLRDLTPQNLKEKDFELVVLLNATVESTSAVCQSRTSYIPEEIHWGYEFVPVVSLSPNGKYVADFSQFEKIRRSTDSSFYSMDSEKQKLEEKYRQEDQRERELRTMLLQHSNV, from the coding sequence GACTGAAGCAGTGAGAATGGAAGCCACACAAGTTAATATGTCCCGCGTCCCGCTGGTTAACGGAGGCATCGACACTGCACTCAAAGCACACAAACCCCGTGTGATGTCCAAAAGCGGTCACAGCAATGTGCGGATAGACAAAGTTGATGGCATTTACCTACTCTACCTTCAAGATTTGTGGACTACAGTTATAGACATGAAGTGGAGGTACAAACTCACCTTATTTGCTGCTACTTTTGTTATGACCTGGTTCCTTTTTGGAGTTATCTACTATGCCATTGCATTCCTTCATGGCGATTTAGAAATAAACAAGTTCACCCCAAAGAGGGAGCCATGCGTCAAGAATGTAGACTCTCTTACGGGGGCATTCCTCTTCTCTCTGGAGTCACAGACAACCATTGGCTATGGATTTCGTTTCATTACAGAGGAGTGTCCACATGCTATTTTCTTGCTTGTGGCCCAACTGGTCATCACCACTTTGATTGAAATCTTCATCACAGGTACATTTCTGGCCAAAATTGCAAGACCTAAAAAAAGGGCAGAGACTATTAAGTTCAGCCACTGTGCTGTCATTACTAAACACAATGGAGAACTTTGCCTGGTGATCAGAGTAGCAAATATGAGGAAGAGCCTTCTGATACAGTGTCAGCTGTCTGGGAAGCTTCTTCAGACATACGAAACCAAAGAAGGGGAGAGAATCCTGCTGAATCAAGCCAGTGTCAAGTTCAATGTTGACTCCTCTTCAGAAAGTCCATTTCTCATTTTGCCTTTAACGTTTTACCATATTTTGGATGAAAGCAGCCCTTTAAGAGATCTCACACCTCAAAATCTCAAGGAGAAGGACTTTGAGCTTGTGGTGCTCCTGAACGCCACAGTGGAGTCCACCAGTGCTGTCTGTCAAAGCAGGACTTCCTACATCCCTGAGGAGATTCACTGGGGTTATGAATTCGTGCCTGTGGTTTCCCTCTCTCCAAATGGAAAGTATGTTGCAGATTTCAGTCAGTTTGAGAAGATTAGGAGAAGCACAGATTCTTCTTTTTATAGTATGgactctgaaaaacaaaaattagagGAGAAATACAGGCAGGAGGATCAAAGAGAGAGGGAACTGAGAACAATGCTGTTACAGCACAGTAATGTTTGA
- the KCNJ15 gene encoding ATP-sensitive inward rectifier potassium channel 15 isoform X3 codes for MEATQVNMSRVPLVNGGIDTALKAHKPRVMSKSGHSNVRIDKVDGIYLLYLQDLWTTVIDMKWRYKLTLFAATFVMTWFLFGVIYYAIAFLHGDLEINKFTPKREPCVKNVDSLTGAFLFSLESQTTIGYGFRFITEECPHAIFLLVAQLVITTLIEIFITGTFLAKIARPKKRAETIKFSHCAVITKHNGELCLVIRVANMRKSLLIQCQLSGKLLQTYETKEGERILLNQASVKFNVDSSSESPFLILPLTFYHILDESSPLRDLTPQNLKEKDFELVVLLNATVESTSAVCQSRTSYIPEEIHWGYEFVPVVSLSPNGKYVADFSQFEKIRRSTDSSFYSMDSEKQKLEEKYRQEDQRERELRTMLLQHSNV; via the coding sequence ATGGAAGCCACACAAGTTAATATGTCCCGCGTCCCGCTGGTTAACGGAGGCATCGACACTGCACTCAAAGCACACAAACCCCGTGTGATGTCCAAAAGCGGTCACAGCAATGTGCGGATAGACAAAGTTGATGGCATTTACCTACTCTACCTTCAAGATTTGTGGACTACAGTTATAGACATGAAGTGGAGGTACAAACTCACCTTATTTGCTGCTACTTTTGTTATGACCTGGTTCCTTTTTGGAGTTATCTACTATGCCATTGCATTCCTTCATGGCGATTTAGAAATAAACAAGTTCACCCCAAAGAGGGAGCCATGCGTCAAGAATGTAGACTCTCTTACGGGGGCATTCCTCTTCTCTCTGGAGTCACAGACAACCATTGGCTATGGATTTCGTTTCATTACAGAGGAGTGTCCACATGCTATTTTCTTGCTTGTGGCCCAACTGGTCATCACCACTTTGATTGAAATCTTCATCACAGGTACATTTCTGGCCAAAATTGCAAGACCTAAAAAAAGGGCAGAGACTATTAAGTTCAGCCACTGTGCTGTCATTACTAAACACAATGGAGAACTTTGCCTGGTGATCAGAGTAGCAAATATGAGGAAGAGCCTTCTGATACAGTGTCAGCTGTCTGGGAAGCTTCTTCAGACATACGAAACCAAAGAAGGGGAGAGAATCCTGCTGAATCAAGCCAGTGTCAAGTTCAATGTTGACTCCTCTTCAGAAAGTCCATTTCTCATTTTGCCTTTAACGTTTTACCATATTTTGGATGAAAGCAGCCCTTTAAGAGATCTCACACCTCAAAATCTCAAGGAGAAGGACTTTGAGCTTGTGGTGCTCCTGAACGCCACAGTGGAGTCCACCAGTGCTGTCTGTCAAAGCAGGACTTCCTACATCCCTGAGGAGATTCACTGGGGTTATGAATTCGTGCCTGTGGTTTCCCTCTCTCCAAATGGAAAGTATGTTGCAGATTTCAGTCAGTTTGAGAAGATTAGGAGAAGCACAGATTCTTCTTTTTATAGTATGgactctgaaaaacaaaaattagagGAGAAATACAGGCAGGAGGATCAAAGAGAGAGGGAACTGAGAACAATGCTGTTACAGCACAGTAATGTTTGA
- the KCNJ15 gene encoding ATP-sensitive inward rectifier potassium channel 15 isoform X4, with the protein MKQEHFCVYASWLQILDNAVSGSSVNVLVISLAAGITVRSRYSGLVVWTEAVRMEATQVNMSRVPLVNGGIDTALKAHKPRVMSKSGHSNVRIDKVDGIYLLYLQDLWTTVIDMKWRYKLTLFAATFVMTWFLFGVIYYAIAFLHGDLEINKFTPKREPCVKNVDSLTGAFLFSLESQTTIGYGFRFITEECPHAIFLLVAQLVITTLIEIFITGTFLAKIARPKKRAETIKFSHCAVITKHNGELCLVIRVANMRKSLLIQCQLSGKLLQTYETKEGERILLNQASVKFNVDSSSESPFLILPLTFYHILDESSPLRDLTPQNLKEKDFELVVLLNATVESTSAVCQSRTSYIPEEIHWGYEFVPVVSLSPNGKYVADFSQFEKIRRSTDSSFYSMDSEKQKLEEKYRQEDQRERELRTMLLQHSNV; encoded by the exons ATGaaacaggaacatttttgtgtgtatgcaAGCTGGCTTCAAATTCTTGATAATGCGGTCTCTGGAAGCAGTGTTAATGTACTTGTTATATCCCTGGCTGCTGGAATTACCGTAAGATCAAGGTATTCGGGGTTGGTGGTTTG GACTGAAGCAGTGAGAATGGAAGCCACACAAGTTAATATGTCCCGCGTCCCGCTGGTTAACGGAGGCATCGACACTGCACTCAAAGCACACAAACCCCGTGTGATGTCCAAAAGCGGTCACAGCAATGTGCGGATAGACAAAGTTGATGGCATTTACCTACTCTACCTTCAAGATTTGTGGACTACAGTTATAGACATGAAGTGGAGGTACAAACTCACCTTATTTGCTGCTACTTTTGTTATGACCTGGTTCCTTTTTGGAGTTATCTACTATGCCATTGCATTCCTTCATGGCGATTTAGAAATAAACAAGTTCACCCCAAAGAGGGAGCCATGCGTCAAGAATGTAGACTCTCTTACGGGGGCATTCCTCTTCTCTCTGGAGTCACAGACAACCATTGGCTATGGATTTCGTTTCATTACAGAGGAGTGTCCACATGCTATTTTCTTGCTTGTGGCCCAACTGGTCATCACCACTTTGATTGAAATCTTCATCACAGGTACATTTCTGGCCAAAATTGCAAGACCTAAAAAAAGGGCAGAGACTATTAAGTTCAGCCACTGTGCTGTCATTACTAAACACAATGGAGAACTTTGCCTGGTGATCAGAGTAGCAAATATGAGGAAGAGCCTTCTGATACAGTGTCAGCTGTCTGGGAAGCTTCTTCAGACATACGAAACCAAAGAAGGGGAGAGAATCCTGCTGAATCAAGCCAGTGTCAAGTTCAATGTTGACTCCTCTTCAGAAAGTCCATTTCTCATTTTGCCTTTAACGTTTTACCATATTTTGGATGAAAGCAGCCCTTTAAGAGATCTCACACCTCAAAATCTCAAGGAGAAGGACTTTGAGCTTGTGGTGCTCCTGAACGCCACAGTGGAGTCCACCAGTGCTGTCTGTCAAAGCAGGACTTCCTACATCCCTGAGGAGATTCACTGGGGTTATGAATTCGTGCCTGTGGTTTCCCTCTCTCCAAATGGAAAGTATGTTGCAGATTTCAGTCAGTTTGAGAAGATTAGGAGAAGCACAGATTCTTCTTTTTATAGTATGgactctgaaaaacaaaaattagagGAGAAATACAGGCAGGAGGATCAAAGAGAGAGGGAACTGAGAACAATGCTGTTACAGCACAGTAATGTTTGA